From Rhodococcus antarcticus, the proteins below share one genomic window:
- a CDS encoding heavy-metal-associated domain-containing protein encodes MSTVTYPVTGMTCGHCVASVTEEVSEVPGITDVSVSLEAGTVTVTGDESVVTDTALVRAAVEEAGYELPTTD; translated from the coding sequence ATGAGCACCGTCACCTACCCCGTCACCGGCATGACCTGCGGGCACTGCGTGGCCTCGGTCACCGAGGAGGTCTCCGAGGTCCCCGGCATCACCGACGTCTCGGTGAGCCTCGAGGCCGGCACCGTCACCGTCACCGGGGACGAGTCCGTCGTCACCGACACCGCCCTCGTCCGTGCCGCCGTCGAAGAAGCCGGCTACGAGCTCCCCACCACCGACTGA
- a CDS encoding DUF1206 domain-containing protein, which yields MADSSALQAVARVGLVAYGVVHVLIAWLALQLAWGGGSSDSASKTGALAALAAQPGGRALLWLLTLGLVALALWQAGELLHHLDGLQGTGEERKDSVGNLVGSLARVVVYAALAVTAGKDAAGGSAQSSSSTQQQGTSGLFGVPGGRILVGIGALVIVGIGVYQIVKALRRSFLDEVDLTGASARTRELTEKLGMVGGAVKGFALGVVGGLFGWAAITFDPAKAQGLGGAMATILSAPFGRVLLTLVALGFLAYGGYCAVRARFPARSS from the coding sequence GTGGCGGACTCCTCCGCGCTCCAGGCCGTGGCACGCGTCGGGCTCGTCGCCTACGGGGTGGTGCACGTCCTCATCGCGTGGCTGGCCCTCCAGCTGGCGTGGGGCGGGGGCTCCTCGGACTCGGCCAGCAAGACGGGGGCGCTGGCCGCGCTCGCGGCACAACCCGGTGGCCGGGCGCTGCTGTGGCTGCTCACCCTGGGGCTGGTCGCCCTGGCGCTGTGGCAGGCGGGGGAGCTGCTGCACCACCTCGACGGGCTGCAGGGCACCGGCGAGGAGCGCAAGGACTCCGTCGGCAACCTCGTCGGATCCCTCGCCCGGGTGGTGGTCTACGCAGCACTGGCCGTCACCGCCGGCAAGGACGCCGCCGGCGGCAGCGCCCAGAGCTCCAGCTCCACGCAGCAGCAGGGCACCTCCGGGCTCTTCGGCGTTCCGGGTGGACGCATCCTGGTCGGGATCGGGGCGCTGGTGATCGTGGGGATCGGGGTGTACCAGATCGTCAAGGCGCTCAGGCGCAGCTTCCTCGACGAGGTCGACCTCACCGGTGCGTCCGCGCGGACACGCGAGCTGACCGAGAAGCTCGGCATGGTCGGTGGCGCCGTCAAGGGGTTCGCCCTGGGGGTAGTCGGTGGGCTGTTCGGCTGGGCCGCGATCACCTTCGACCCGGCCAAGGCACAGGGGCTGGGCGGGGCGATGGCGACCATCCTCTCCGCGCCCTTCGGTCGGGTCCTGCTCACGCTGGTCGCGCTGGGGTTCCTCGCCTACGGCGGGTACTGCGCGGTGCGCGCACGTTTCCCGGCACGGTCCAGCTGA
- a CDS encoding NADH-quinone oxidoreductase subunit J, whose product MTAGWVTATLFWVCALGSVATGFAVFRVSSMARATMALLVSFALAAGAVVLLQLGYLAVVVVLMMIMEMAVMAVFMLMYMMNPAGLMPMQMYHNKSVAMSASVGTFVVLAAGILAAPWPARAGSPPTDPTLELGLALMGSKMLVMVMIGIAMFATIVGSVVLATDRGRYDRLGDDLDAPRTDDPVPGGVGR is encoded by the coding sequence GTGACCGCCGGATGGGTCACCGCCACCCTGTTCTGGGTGTGCGCGCTGGGGTCGGTGGCCACCGGGTTCGCCGTGTTCCGGGTCAGCTCCATGGCCCGGGCAACCATGGCCCTGCTCGTCTCGTTCGCGCTGGCGGCCGGGGCGGTGGTGCTGCTGCAGCTGGGCTACCTCGCGGTCGTCGTCGTGCTCATGATGATCATGGAGATGGCCGTGATGGCCGTGTTCATGCTGATGTACATGATGAACCCGGCCGGGCTCATGCCGATGCAGATGTACCACAACAAGTCGGTGGCCATGTCGGCGTCGGTGGGCACGTTCGTGGTTCTCGCCGCCGGCATCCTGGCGGCCCCCTGGCCGGCCCGGGCGGGGTCGCCGCCGACCGACCCGACCCTGGAGCTGGGCCTGGCGCTGATGGGCTCGAAGATGCTCGTGATGGTGATGATCGGGATCGCCATGTTCGCGACCATCGTCGGGTCGGTGGTGCTGGCGACCGACCGGGGCCGCTACGACCGCCTCGGGGACGACCTCGACGCGCCCCGCACCGACGACCCCGTCCCGGGTGGTGTGGGCCGGTGA
- a CDS encoding NADH-quinone oxidoreductase subunit H, translating to MAEQLPGVALLAVPVVVGALAVLAGSADAVLSARAAGRPVRAAVTAPLREGARLLVQQPRRVPGADLLLVRAGLLTLVAAAGLAALVVPVGGRAVSDSSIGLVWFNAADVAVWVAFWSIGWGSNSSWGLVGGYRFLAQALAYELPHMFALVAVATAAGSLRLSDVVAAQQGLWFGVWMPVAFAAYLLAVLGLSAWGPFGRPVGPEVAGGLGVELAGVDRGLLHAGRGALLAVGAAMAVPLFLGGGAGPWLPPALWWLVKTLVVLGVLVGLGRLGPAVRVERFTEQAWLWWVPATLLQALVVAVVVL from the coding sequence GTGGCTGAGCAGCTGCCCGGGGTAGCCCTGCTGGCCGTGCCCGTGGTCGTCGGTGCGCTCGCGGTGCTGGCGGGATCGGCGGACGCGGTGCTGTCCGCGCGGGCGGCCGGACGTCCCGTGCGGGCGGCGGTGACCGCACCGCTGCGCGAGGGCGCCCGACTGCTGGTGCAGCAGCCCCGGCGGGTGCCCGGCGCCGACCTGCTGCTGGTCCGGGCGGGCCTGCTGACCCTCGTCGCGGCCGCGGGGCTCGCCGCTCTCGTGGTCCCGGTGGGTGGCCGGGCCGTGTCCGACTCGTCGATCGGTCTCGTGTGGTTCAACGCCGCGGACGTGGCCGTGTGGGTCGCGTTCTGGTCGATCGGCTGGGGGTCGAACTCCAGCTGGGGCCTGGTGGGTGGCTACCGCTTCCTCGCCCAGGCCCTGGCCTACGAGCTGCCGCACATGTTCGCCCTGGTCGCCGTGGCCACCGCCGCGGGCTCGCTGCGCCTGAGCGACGTCGTCGCCGCCCAGCAGGGCTTGTGGTTCGGGGTGTGGATGCCGGTGGCGTTCGCGGCCTACCTGCTCGCGGTCCTGGGCCTCAGCGCCTGGGGTCCGTTCGGCAGGCCGGTCGGCCCAGAGGTGGCCGGCGGGCTGGGCGTGGAGCTCGCGGGGGTGGACCGCGGGCTGCTGCACGCCGGTCGGGGTGCCCTGCTCGCCGTGGGCGCGGCCATGGCGGTGCCGCTGTTCCTGGGTGGAGGGGCCGGACCGTGGCTCCCGCCCGCGCTGTGGTGGCTGGTCAAGACCCTGGTGGTGCTGGGGGTGCTCGTGGGGCTCGGTCGGCTGGGGCCGGCGGTGCGGGTGGAGCGGTTCACCGAGCAGGCCTGGCTGTGGTGGGTACCGGCCACGCTGCTGCAGGCCCTCGTCGTCGCGGTGGTCGTGCTGTGA
- a CDS encoding metal-sensitive transcriptional regulator translates to MTGYASSKDDQLRRLRRIEGQVRGLQRMIEADTYCIDVLTQVSAATRALQSVAIGLLEEHMAHCMVQAAKVGGAEADAKVKEASEAIARLVRS, encoded by the coding sequence GTGACCGGATACGCGAGCAGCAAGGACGACCAGCTCAGGCGGCTGCGCCGGATCGAGGGCCAGGTGCGCGGTTTGCAGCGCATGATCGAAGCCGACACCTACTGCATCGACGTGCTGACCCAGGTCTCGGCGGCCACCCGCGCGCTGCAGTCGGTCGCCATCGGACTCCTGGAGGAGCACATGGCGCACTGCATGGTCCAGGCCGCCAAGGTCGGCGGCGCCGAGGCCGACGCCAAGGTGAAGGAAGCCTCCGAGGCCATCGCCCGTCTCGTCCGCAGCTGA
- a CDS encoding DUF6131 family protein — translation MIILGAILLVIGFVAGIPILWTIGIILVVVGAVLAVLGAAGRKVGGRAHWY, via the coding sequence ATGATAATTCTTGGGGCAATCCTGTTGGTGATCGGTTTCGTGGCGGGGATCCCGATCCTGTGGACCATCGGCATCATCCTGGTCGTCGTGGGCGCCGTGCTCGCGGTGCTCGGCGCGGCCGGACGCAAGGTCGGCGGCCGCGCTCACTGGTACTGA
- the nuoK gene encoding NADH-quinone oxidoreductase subunit NuoK, which yields MTLQTFLLLAAALFSIGLYGALSQQSVVMVMMGLELMINGIIVAASAFWFYLSPARADGQVLVLLALAVMAVEMAVGFAVVTASFRAGEIDLVDSADELRG from the coding sequence GTGACCCTGCAGACCTTCCTGCTGCTGGCGGCCGCACTGTTCTCCATCGGCCTCTACGGAGCGCTGTCCCAGCAGTCCGTCGTCATGGTCATGATGGGCCTCGAGCTCATGATCAACGGGATCATCGTCGCGGCCTCCGCGTTCTGGTTCTACCTGTCCCCGGCCCGCGCCGACGGACAGGTCCTCGTCCTGCTCGCGCTGGCGGTGATGGCCGTCGAGATGGCGGTGGGGTTCGCCGTCGTCACCGCGTCGTTCCGGGCCGGCGAGATCGACCTGGTCGACTCCGCCGACGAGCTCCGCGGGTGA
- a CDS encoding complex I subunit 4 family protein has translation MLPVLIVLPLLVAAGLLAAPAASDRVVSAVWTATTGVLVALVAGTWVAYRLHPPAAGGQAFVVDVAWIPSVGSRFHLGVDGLSLPLVALTAVLFLAAAVHAGRRRDNLGRYAALMLFLQSASLGVFVALDLLVFFVFFDLSIVGMYFVIAGWGQVASAERRRAALLFFLYTFAGSLALLLGFIGLYLAADPHTFDMVELARANPLAGRGVLGGIVLGAVLLGLAIKTPTFPFHTWLPPAHTSAPAEGSAILAGVLLKMGTYGFLRIAMPLLPQAWRAWAWVIVVIGVISVLHGALVALAQDDLKRMVAYTSVNHMGYIVLAVGAAGLGGGADEAARSLAVTGAVTQMVSHGLITGALFLLCGVLHDRGGTYAMSRYGGLAGVAPVFTALFAVAAFASLGLPGLSGFVAELQIFTGSLATAPVPTAVAVLGIVVTAALFLRALGRLGTGSTRTPDGRTFGDVTAREVVAVVPLLVLVVVLGVYPSLVLDVISPAAGTVVQLVGR, from the coding sequence GTGCTCCCCGTCCTGATCGTCCTCCCGCTGCTCGTCGCGGCGGGCCTGCTCGCCGCGCCCGCGGCCTCCGACCGGGTGGTGTCCGCGGTGTGGACGGCCACCACCGGGGTGCTGGTCGCGCTCGTGGCCGGGACGTGGGTGGCCTACCGGCTGCACCCGCCCGCGGCCGGCGGCCAGGCGTTCGTCGTCGACGTGGCGTGGATCCCCTCGGTGGGCTCCCGCTTCCACCTCGGGGTCGACGGGCTTTCGCTGCCCCTGGTCGCGCTGACCGCGGTGCTGTTCCTCGCCGCAGCCGTCCACGCCGGGCGCCGCCGCGACAACCTGGGCCGCTACGCCGCCCTGATGCTGTTCCTGCAGTCCGCCTCGCTCGGGGTCTTCGTGGCCCTGGACCTGCTGGTGTTCTTCGTGTTCTTCGACCTGTCCATCGTCGGCATGTACTTCGTCATCGCCGGCTGGGGCCAGGTGGCCTCCGCCGAGCGCCGCCGGGCGGCCCTGCTGTTCTTCCTCTACACCTTCGCCGGCTCGTTGGCCCTGCTGCTGGGGTTCATCGGGCTGTACCTGGCGGCCGACCCGCACACCTTCGACATGGTGGAGCTGGCCCGGGCGAACCCGCTGGCCGGGCGCGGGGTCCTCGGCGGGATCGTGCTGGGTGCGGTCCTGCTCGGGCTGGCGATCAAGACCCCCACCTTCCCGTTCCACACCTGGCTGCCACCGGCGCACACCTCCGCCCCGGCCGAGGGCTCCGCGATCCTCGCCGGGGTGCTGCTCAAGATGGGCACCTACGGCTTCCTCCGGATCGCGATGCCGCTGCTGCCGCAGGCCTGGCGGGCGTGGGCCTGGGTCATCGTGGTCATCGGGGTGATCTCGGTGCTGCACGGGGCGCTCGTCGCCCTGGCCCAGGACGACCTCAAGCGGATGGTCGCCTACACCTCGGTGAACCACATGGGCTACATCGTGCTCGCGGTCGGAGCCGCCGGGCTCGGCGGGGGCGCCGACGAGGCCGCCCGCTCGCTGGCCGTCACCGGCGCGGTGACCCAGATGGTCAGCCACGGCCTCATCACCGGCGCGCTGTTCCTGCTGTGCGGGGTCCTGCACGACCGCGGGGGCACCTACGCGATGAGCCGGTACGGCGGGCTCGCGGGCGTGGCGCCGGTGTTCACCGCGCTGTTCGCGGTGGCCGCGTTCGCCTCCCTCGGCCTGCCGGGGCTCTCCGGCTTCGTCGCCGAGCTGCAGATCTTCACCGGCAGCCTGGCCACCGCTCCGGTCCCCACCGCCGTGGCGGTGCTCGGCATCGTGGTCACCGCCGCCCTGTTCCTGCGCGCGCTCGGCCGGCTCGGCACCGGTTCCACCCGCACCCCGGACGGCCGGACCTTCGGCGACGTCACCGCCCGGGAGGTCGTCGCGGTGGTGCCGCTGCTCGTGCTCGTCGTCGTCCTCGGGGTGTACCCGTCGCTGGTGCTGGACGTCATCAGCCCGGCGGCCGGCACCGTCGTGCAGCTGGTGGGCCGGTGA
- a CDS encoding NADH-quinone oxidoreductase subunit A, giving the protein MNGLLQAGSLVGVLGLAVLGVHGASVAVRIARDPLRRHAFLSGNVPAEHAVSRFHVRWYTVSMVFLAFDVEMIFMYPWTLVVHEVGVSAIVEMFGFLLVLLAGVVYAWREGALRWT; this is encoded by the coding sequence GTGAACGGTCTGCTCCAGGCCGGCTCCCTCGTCGGGGTGCTGGGGCTGGCGGTCCTCGGCGTGCACGGGGCGTCGGTGGCCGTGCGGATCGCCCGGGACCCGCTGCGGCGGCACGCGTTCCTCTCCGGCAACGTCCCCGCCGAGCACGCCGTGTCCCGCTTCCACGTCCGCTGGTACACGGTCTCGATGGTCTTCCTGGCCTTCGACGTGGAGATGATCTTCATGTACCCGTGGACCCTGGTCGTCCACGAGGTCGGGGTCTCCGCGATCGTGGAGATGTTCGGGTTCCTGCTCGTGCTGCTGGCCGGGGTGGTCTACGCCTGGCGCGAGGGTGCGCTGCGGTGGACCTGA
- a CDS encoding NADH-quinone oxidoreductase subunit 5 family protein — protein sequence MSAVLALLVALPAVVGLVLLALPVLAGTHGERAAAPVSVGAATAVLGLAVVTALTRPELDLVWVPGLSGRLAVDGLSAALVLTVAGAALPVLLWTVRSPGEGRRRLAGLLLVFTAAMLLVVTATDLALLLLGWELVGLTSYALIGHSWREPARVDAGITAFLTTRLGDVGLYVAVGAAVAGGGVGLDHVAPTAGGSGWAQVAVAGIVVAALGKSAQLPFSGWLSGAMLGPSPASALLHSATMVAAGGYLLLRVHPLLESTGWDTGVAWAGAATAVVMGTVALAQRDLKQLLAASTCAQLGFVLVAAGTGAITGGVLALVAHAATKSLLFLCAGSWLDAQGTKDLTALRGVGRRYPAVGVAAAVGALSLAGVPPLALWVGKEAALAGSTGALYLAGLLGAVLSAAYGARVLAVVLGPPAPGAELDTEHRGTRHVGVPALLAVAGLAALTVAIGVVGLARADLRPAAGELAVAGALSVLVVAGVVLLDHRRAGRTAPVLLDWWGLRRLLDGVGASTLRVAGALAAADDRLVAASLAAPEATGPARFETTGVEEPLLRGVAALATGTRRLGVVARRPQTGLLHTYYAQAVLALVVLAATLVLVR from the coding sequence GTGAGCGCCGTCCTCGCCCTGCTGGTGGCGCTCCCCGCGGTGGTCGGCCTCGTGCTGCTCGCCCTGCCGGTGCTGGCCGGCACGCACGGTGAGAGAGCGGCCGCCCCGGTGTCCGTGGGTGCGGCCACCGCCGTCCTCGGACTCGCCGTCGTCACCGCCCTCACCCGTCCTGAGCTGGACCTGGTGTGGGTGCCCGGCCTGTCCGGACGGCTCGCGGTCGACGGGCTCTCGGCCGCGCTGGTTCTCACCGTCGCGGGAGCGGCCCTGCCGGTGCTGCTGTGGACGGTGCGGTCGCCGGGGGAGGGTCGCCGGCGCCTGGCCGGGCTGCTGCTGGTGTTCACCGCGGCGATGCTGCTGGTGGTCACCGCCACCGACCTGGCCCTGCTCCTGCTGGGCTGGGAGCTCGTCGGGCTCACCTCGTACGCCCTCATCGGGCACTCCTGGCGCGAGCCGGCCCGGGTGGACGCGGGCATCACCGCGTTCCTCACCACCCGTCTGGGCGACGTCGGGCTCTACGTCGCGGTGGGCGCGGCCGTGGCGGGGGGCGGGGTGGGCCTGGACCACGTCGCGCCCACCGCCGGGGGCAGCGGCTGGGCGCAGGTGGCCGTGGCCGGGATCGTCGTCGCCGCGCTGGGCAAGTCCGCGCAGCTGCCGTTCAGCGGCTGGCTGTCCGGGGCGATGCTCGGACCGTCCCCCGCCTCGGCCCTGCTGCACTCGGCCACCATGGTCGCCGCCGGCGGCTACCTGCTGCTGCGCGTGCACCCGCTGCTCGAGTCCACCGGCTGGGACACCGGCGTGGCCTGGGCGGGCGCGGCCACCGCCGTCGTCATGGGCACGGTGGCCCTGGCCCAGCGCGACCTCAAGCAGCTGCTCGCCGCCTCCACCTGCGCCCAGCTCGGCTTCGTCCTGGTCGCGGCCGGCACGGGGGCGATCACCGGGGGCGTGCTCGCACTGGTGGCCCACGCCGCCACGAAGTCGCTGCTGTTCCTGTGCGCCGGGTCCTGGCTCGACGCCCAGGGCACCAAGGACCTGACGGCCCTGCGCGGGGTGGGCCGTCGCTACCCCGCGGTGGGGGTCGCGGCCGCGGTCGGCGCGCTGAGCCTGGCGGGGGTGCCGCCGCTGGCCCTGTGGGTCGGCAAGGAGGCGGCCCTGGCCGGGTCCACCGGTGCGCTGTACCTCGCCGGCCTGCTCGGCGCCGTGCTCAGCGCGGCCTACGGGGCGCGGGTGCTCGCGGTGGTCCTCGGACCGCCCGCGCCGGGGGCGGAGCTGGACACCGAGCATCGCGGCACCCGCCACGTCGGCGTCCCCGCGCTGCTCGCGGTGGCCGGGCTCGCCGCGCTCACCGTCGCGATCGGGGTGGTCGGGCTCGCACGGGCCGACCTGCGGCCCGCTGCCGGGGAGCTGGCGGTGGCCGGGGCGCTGTCGGTGCTGGTCGTCGCCGGGGTGGTGCTGCTCGACCACCGCCGGGCGGGACGGACCGCGCCGGTGCTGCTGGACTGGTGGGGCCTGCGCCGCCTGCTCGACGGGGTCGGCGCGAGCACGCTGCGCGTCGCCGGTGCGCTCGCCGCCGCCGACGACCGTCTGGTCGCGGCCAGCCTGGCCGCCCCGGAGGCCACCGGCCCGGCCCGGTTCGAGACCACCGGGGTCGAGGAGCCCCTCCTCCGTGGGGTGGCGGCGCTGGCCACCGGCACCCGCCGCCTCGGGGTCGTCGCCCGGCGACCTCAGACAGGTCTGCTGCACACGTACTACGCCCAGGCCGTCCTCGCCCTCGTGGTGCTGGCGGCGACCCTCGTGCTGGTGAGGTGA
- a CDS encoding heavy metal translocating P-type ATPase, with amino-acid sequence MTTTTTTTDQQVELAITGMTCASCANRIERKLNKLDGVTATVNYSTEKAKVSYSAAVSTDVLLQTVAAAGYAAALPAPRAPSTPAPVDETGLLRQRLLVCLALSVPVVAMAMVPVLQIDGWQWLSLTLAAPVVVWGALPFHRAAWTNLRHGAATMDTLVSVGVLSAFTWSLYALFLGTAGTIGMRHPFELTLARGDGAGNIYLEAAAGVTTFILAGRYAEARAKRSSGAALRALLELGAKDVAVVRDGHEVRIPVEDLVVDDTFVVRPGEKVATDGVVVEGSSAVDASLLTGESVPVEVAPGDSVTGATTNAGGRLLVRATRVGADTQLAQMARLVEDAQNGKAQVQRLADRISGIFVPVVLVLAVATLGTWLAIGGGAGAAFTAAVAVLIIACPCALGLATPTALMVGTGRGAQLGILISGPEVLESTQRVDTVVLDKTGTITTGHMSLVDVVAADGTDPDQLLRLAGALEAASEHPVARAIADGATERVGELPTVEDFTNVPGLGVQGSVDGHAVLVGRPQLLAEWSQALPAELVAAMTTAQQGGRTAVAVGWDGAARGVLAVSDTVKATSARAIAQLRELGLTPVLLTGDNATVARSVAVEVGIEPGPDTVIADVLPQDKVDVITGLQARGRVVAMIGDGVNDAAALAQADLGLAMGTGSDVAIEASDLTLVRGDLRAAADAIRLARRTLRTIKGNLFWAFAYNVAAIPLAALGLLNPMIAGAAMAFSSVFVVTNSLRLRSFRPLDAA; translated from the coding sequence ATGACCACCACCACCACCACCACCGACCAGCAGGTCGAGCTCGCCATCACCGGCATGACGTGTGCGTCGTGCGCCAACCGCATCGAGCGCAAGCTCAACAAGCTCGACGGGGTCACCGCCACGGTGAACTACTCCACCGAGAAGGCGAAGGTCAGCTACTCCGCCGCGGTGAGCACCGACGTGCTGCTGCAGACGGTGGCGGCGGCGGGGTACGCCGCGGCGCTGCCCGCCCCCCGAGCGCCCAGCACCCCGGCGCCGGTGGACGAGACGGGCCTGCTGCGCCAGCGGCTGCTCGTGTGCCTGGCGCTCTCCGTTCCCGTCGTGGCGATGGCCATGGTCCCGGTGCTGCAGATCGACGGGTGGCAGTGGCTCTCCCTCACCCTGGCCGCACCGGTGGTCGTGTGGGGGGCCCTGCCGTTCCACCGTGCGGCGTGGACGAACCTCCGTCACGGGGCGGCAACCATGGACACGCTCGTGTCGGTGGGTGTTCTCTCGGCGTTCACCTGGTCGCTGTACGCGCTGTTCCTGGGCACGGCCGGGACCATCGGCATGCGCCACCCGTTCGAGCTGACCCTGGCCCGCGGGGACGGGGCGGGCAACATCTACCTCGAGGCCGCGGCCGGGGTCACCACCTTCATCCTCGCGGGGCGCTACGCCGAGGCACGGGCAAAGCGCAGCTCCGGGGCGGCGCTGCGCGCACTGCTGGAGCTCGGAGCCAAGGACGTGGCCGTGGTCCGGGACGGTCACGAGGTCCGCATCCCCGTCGAGGACCTCGTCGTCGACGACACGTTCGTGGTGCGTCCGGGGGAGAAGGTGGCTACCGACGGGGTGGTGGTCGAGGGCAGCTCCGCCGTCGACGCAAGCCTGCTGACGGGTGAGTCCGTGCCCGTCGAGGTCGCCCCCGGCGACTCGGTCACGGGAGCCACCACCAACGCGGGCGGACGGCTGCTCGTGCGGGCCACGCGGGTGGGCGCCGACACCCAGCTCGCCCAGATGGCCCGGCTGGTGGAGGACGCCCAGAACGGCAAGGCCCAGGTGCAGCGCCTCGCCGACCGGATCTCCGGCATCTTCGTGCCTGTCGTCCTCGTGCTCGCCGTGGCCACGCTGGGGACCTGGCTGGCGATCGGAGGTGGCGCCGGGGCGGCGTTCACCGCGGCCGTGGCCGTGCTCATCATCGCCTGCCCGTGCGCGCTGGGCCTGGCCACGCCGACCGCGCTGATGGTCGGCACCGGCCGCGGTGCGCAGCTGGGCATCCTCATCTCCGGCCCCGAGGTGCTGGAGTCCACCCAGCGGGTGGACACGGTGGTGCTGGACAAGACAGGCACCATCACCACCGGGCACATGAGCCTGGTCGACGTGGTGGCGGCCGACGGCACCGACCCCGATCAGCTGCTCCGCCTGGCCGGGGCGCTGGAGGCCGCCTCGGAGCACCCCGTGGCCCGGGCGATCGCCGACGGCGCCACCGAGCGGGTGGGCGAGCTGCCCACCGTCGAGGACTTCACCAACGTGCCGGGGCTCGGGGTGCAGGGCTCCGTGGACGGCCACGCCGTGCTCGTCGGGCGTCCCCAGCTGCTCGCCGAGTGGTCCCAGGCGCTGCCCGCCGAGCTGGTCGCCGCGATGACGACGGCACAGCAGGGCGGGCGCACCGCTGTGGCGGTGGGCTGGGACGGGGCCGCGCGTGGGGTGCTGGCGGTGTCGGACACCGTCAAGGCGACGTCGGCCCGTGCGATCGCCCAGCTCCGCGAGCTCGGCCTCACCCCCGTCCTGCTCACCGGAGACAACGCGACCGTCGCACGGTCCGTGGCCGTCGAGGTGGGCATCGAGCCCGGACCGGACACCGTCATCGCCGACGTCCTCCCGCAGGACAAGGTCGACGTCATCACCGGGCTCCAGGCCCGGGGGCGGGTCGTCGCCATGATCGGGGACGGGGTGAACGACGCCGCCGCACTCGCGCAGGCCGATCTGGGCCTGGCCATGGGCACCGGCTCCGACGTGGCCATCGAGGCCAGCGACCTCACGCTGGTCCGTGGTGACCTCCGCGCCGCCGCCGACGCCATCCGCCTCGCCCGCCGCACCCTGCGCACCATCAAGGGCAACCTGTTCTGGGCGTTCGCCTACAACGTCGCCGCCATCCCGCTGGCGGCCCTGGGGCTGCTCAACCCGATGATCGCGGGGGCGGCCATGGCCTTCTCCAGCGTCTTCGTGGTCACCAACAGCCTGCGGCTGCGCTCCTTCCGCCCCCTGGACGCCGCGTGA